In Flavobacterium sp. CBA20B-1, one DNA window encodes the following:
- a CDS encoding deoxynucleoside kinase: protein MQVAIAGNIGAGKTTLTKLLAKHYKWEPHYEDVVDNPYLDDFYHSMDRWSFNLQIYFLNSRFRQVLAMKSSGKNTIQDRTIYEDAHIFAPNLHAMGLMSNRDFDNYKQLFELMEGLVGAPDLLIYLRSSIPNLVGQIHKRGREYENSISIDYLNKLNERYEDWIKSYTKGKLLIIDVDPINFVDNPEDLGAIINRIDAEINGLF from the coding sequence ATGCAAGTTGCAATTGCCGGAAATATTGGTGCCGGAAAAACAACTTTAACCAAGTTGTTGGCCAAACATTACAAATGGGAACCGCATTATGAAGATGTGGTTGATAATCCTTACTTAGACGATTTTTATCATTCAATGGATCGTTGGTCGTTCAATTTGCAGATTTATTTCTTAAACAGTCGATTTCGTCAGGTTTTGGCAATGAAATCAAGTGGGAAAAACACCATTCAAGACAGAACCATCTACGAGGATGCGCATATTTTTGCTCCGAATTTGCATGCCATGGGCTTAATGTCGAACCGCGATTTTGATAATTACAAACAATTATTTGAATTGATGGAAGGCTTGGTTGGCGCACCTGATTTATTGATTTACTTGCGCAGTTCCATTCCTAATTTGGTGGGACAAATTCACAAACGTGGCCGCGAATACGAAAATTCCATATCGATTGATTATTTGAACAAACTGAACGAGCGCTACGAAGATTGGATTAAGAGTTATACCAAAGGTAAATTATTGATTATTGATGTAGATCCTATTAATTTTGTAGATAATCCGGAAGATTTGGGAGCAATCATTAATAGAATTGATGCCGAAATTAATGGTTTGTTTTAA
- the gldA gene encoding gliding motility-associated ABC transporter ATP-binding subunit GldA, whose amino-acid sequence MSIEVQNISKNYGTQKALDALSFTVNKGEIVGFLGPNGAGKSTLMKILTTYIDADNGTAVVNGFNVRTQQKEVQKSIGYLPEHNPLYLDLYVREYLAFNADVYKVDKKRIKEVIQLTGLTPEAHKKIGQLSKGYRQRVGLATALLHDPEVLILDEPTTGLDPNQLTEIRELIKNIGKNKTVFLSTHIMQEVEAICDRVLIIKKGVLVADNKLQQIFTTDNDQVIEIEFDLKIEEEFIKRLPHLKSYQNIHDMQWELVFNADADMRAQLFDFAKELDVKILSMQLKNKNLETIFREKTM is encoded by the coding sequence ATGTCGATAGAAGTACAAAATATCTCTAAAAACTACGGAACGCAAAAAGCGTTGGATGCGCTTTCTTTCACAGTAAATAAAGGCGAAATTGTAGGTTTTTTGGGTCCAAACGGTGCCGGAAAATCTACTTTAATGAAAATTTTAACCACCTATATCGATGCCGATAACGGAACGGCTGTTGTAAACGGATTTAATGTGCGTACGCAACAAAAAGAGGTTCAAAAATCGATTGGTTATTTACCTGAACACAATCCGCTTTATTTAGATTTATATGTGCGTGAATATTTAGCTTTTAATGCAGATGTTTACAAAGTGGATAAAAAACGTATTAAGGAAGTGATACAGCTTACGGGTTTAACGCCAGAAGCACACAAAAAAATCGGACAATTATCAAAAGGTTACCGCCAACGCGTGGGCTTGGCTACGGCTTTGCTACACGACCCTGAAGTGTTGATTTTAGATGAACCCACGACTGGATTGGATCCAAACCAATTGACAGAAATTCGTGAGCTGATTAAAAACATTGGCAAAAACAAAACGGTTTTTTTATCGACCCATATTATGCAGGAGGTGGAAGCGATTTGCGACCGTGTGCTTATTATTAAAAAAGGGGTGCTTGTGGCCGATAACAAACTGCAACAGATTTTTACCACAGATAATGATCAAGTAATTGAAATTGAATTCGATTTAAAGATTGAAGAGGAATTTATAAAACGTTTGCCTCATTTAAAATCTTATCAAAATATTCACGATATGCAGTGGGAACTAGTTTTTAATGCGGATGCAGACATGCGTGCACAATTATTTGATTTTGCTAAAGAGCTAGATGTGAAAATTTTGTCTATGCAGCTTAAAAATAAAAATCTGGAAACTATTTTTAGAGAAAAAACGATGTAA
- a CDS encoding PPK2 family polyphosphate kinase, whose product MKRNYFKVPENLKLDDISTNYVTGLDPLAVKKELKKYRKKIAEIQDMMYAHDQYAVLICFQGMDTAGKDSMIREVFKGFNARGVVVESFKTPSYRELQHDFMWRHYIKLPEKGKFTVFNRTQYENVLVTRVHPEYLLNERNPKIKLDELSDDFWNNRMKQMVQFEKFWADNGTIILKFFLHLSKEEQKNRLLKRIEKPHHQWKFSPGDLKEREQWQKYQFCYEEVLKNTSHKKAPWYIIPSDNKDVSRLLVAKIIYQTLKNYKDISYPKPEPEILEHINKYKKQLME is encoded by the coding sequence ATGAAGCGAAATTATTTTAAAGTTCCAGAAAATTTAAAGTTAGACGATATTTCAACCAATTATGTGACAGGCTTAGACCCACTTGCGGTAAAAAAAGAGCTAAAAAAGTATCGAAAAAAGATTGCCGAAATACAAGATATGATGTATGCACACGATCAATATGCGGTATTGATTTGTTTTCAAGGTATGGACACAGCCGGAAAAGACAGCATGATTCGAGAAGTTTTTAAAGGATTTAATGCGCGTGGGGTAGTGGTAGAAAGTTTTAAAACACCATCTTACAGAGAATTGCAGCATGATTTTATGTGGCGGCATTATATAAAATTACCAGAAAAAGGAAAATTTACCGTTTTTAACCGCACGCAATACGAGAATGTTTTGGTAACAAGGGTGCATCCTGAATATTTATTGAACGAACGCAATCCAAAGATTAAATTAGATGAATTATCTGATGATTTTTGGAACAATCGCATGAAACAAATGGTTCAATTTGAAAAATTTTGGGCCGATAATGGAACCATTATTTTGAAGTTTTTCTTGCATTTGAGTAAAGAGGAACAAAAAAATCGATTGTTAAAACGAATAGAAAAACCCCATCATCAATGGAAATTTTCACCAGGCGATTTAAAAGAGCGCGAACAATGGCAAAAATATCAATTCTGTTATGAAGAAGTTTTGAAAAATACCAGTCATAAAAAAGCACCGTGGTATATCATTCCAAGCGACAACAAAGATGTGAGTAGGTTACTAGTTGCTAAAATTATTTATCAAACCTTAAAAAATTATAAAGACATTTCGTACCCCAAACCAGAACCTGAAATATTAGAACACATTAATAAATATAAAAAGCAATTGATGGAGTAA
- a CDS encoding electron transfer flavoprotein subunit beta/FixA family protein, with protein sequence MKILVCISHVPDTTAKINFTNGDTEFDTNGVQFVINPNDEFGLTRAIWFKEKQGAHVTVVNVGGAETEATIRKALAIGADEAIRVNAVPTDGFAVAKQLAEVVKAGSYDVVICGKESLDYNGGMVPGMLASMLGYNFVNSCVGVEVEGSNATLIREIDGGKETLTTNLPLVIGGQKGIVEEKDLRIPNMRGIMTARTKALNVMEPVAADAKTKAVKFEKPAPKSAVKLISPDNLDELINLLHNEAKVI encoded by the coding sequence ATGAAAATATTAGTTTGCATCAGCCATGTGCCTGATACTACTGCAAAGATTAACTTCACAAACGGTGATACAGAATTTGATACAAACGGTGTTCAATTTGTAATTAATCCAAACGATGAATTTGGTTTAACACGTGCCATTTGGTTTAAGGAAAAACAAGGTGCGCATGTAACGGTTGTAAATGTGGGTGGCGCTGAAACAGAGGCCACTATTCGCAAAGCATTGGCTATTGGTGCAGATGAAGCAATTCGTGTAAATGCGGTTCCAACCGATGGCTTTGCAGTTGCAAAACAATTGGCAGAGGTTGTAAAAGCAGGTAGTTATGACGTGGTTATTTGTGGTAAAGAATCGTTAGATTACAACGGCGGAATGGTTCCGGGAATGTTGGCATCTATGTTAGGATACAATTTTGTGAACTCATGCGTTGGTGTAGAAGTTGAAGGATCTAATGCCACGTTGATTCGCGAAATTGATGGTGGAAAAGAAACCTTAACCACAAACTTACCATTGGTAATTGGCGGACAAAAAGGTATTGTGGAAGAAAAAGATTTACGAATTCCAAACATGCGCGGAATTATGACGGCTCGTACCAAAGCTTTAAACGTTATGGAACCAGTTGCTGCAGATGCAAAAACAAAAGCGGTGAAGTTTGAAAAACCAGCTCCTAAATCGGCAGTAAAATTAATTAGCCCTGATAATTTAGATGAGTTAATTAACTTATTACACAACGAAGCAAAAGTAATCTAA
- a CDS encoding bifunctional nuclease family protein, with translation MSLVQLTIKGISYSHTQNGAYALILNEVNGARKLPIVIGAFEAQAIAIAIEEDLKPPRPLTHDLFKTFCDRFDIVVKQVIIHKLVDGVFFSSIICERDGIEEIIDARTSDAISLALRFDAPIFTYQNILDKAGIYLREQEEADHNEEEDFDDEDDDFDNDDSNDESLNDAIDEFLNLVPNEKASEFASLSVQELNDLLEMAVLNEDYEKAARLRDELSKRNL, from the coding sequence ATGAGTTTAGTACAATTAACAATAAAAGGAATTTCGTACAGTCACACCCAAAATGGAGCTTATGCTTTGATTTTGAATGAAGTAAATGGCGCGCGTAAACTTCCCATCGTAATCGGTGCGTTTGAAGCGCAGGCGATAGCAATTGCCATTGAAGAAGATTTAAAACCACCACGCCCTTTAACACACGATTTGTTCAAAACCTTTTGCGACCGATTTGATATCGTTGTAAAGCAGGTAATTATTCACAAATTGGTAGATGGTGTTTTCTTTTCAAGCATTATTTGCGAACGCGATGGTATCGAAGAAATCATCGATGCACGCACCTCTGACGCTATTTCGCTTGCATTACGTTTTGATGCGCCTATTTTTACCTATCAAAATATATTAGACAAAGCAGGAATTTATCTGCGTGAACAAGAAGAAGCAGATCATAATGAAGAGGAAGATTTTGATGATGAAGACGATGATTTCGATAACGATGATTCGAACGACGAATCGTTAAACGATGCGATTGATGAATTTCTAAATTTGGTGCCCAACGAAAAAGCAAGTGAATTTGCCTCTTTGTCGGTGCAAGAATTAAACGATTTGTTAGAAATGGCTGTTTTGAACGAAGATTACGAAAAAGCCGCTCGCTTGCGCGATGAATTATCAAAAAGAAACCTGTAA
- a CDS encoding electron transfer flavoprotein subunit alpha/FixB family protein, which translates to MSVLIYTEFAEGKFKKVALELASYAKKVAESLGTTLTAVTVNAGDVSELGKYGVDKVLKVTDSKLDKFNAKAYADVVKQAAQKEGSKVVVLSSTTDSLYLAPIVAVGLDAGYASNVVALPVSTSPFQVKRNAFSSKGFNVTELTSDVKVLALAKNSFGLAEASGAAATEDFAVTLNDADFNIHIQNQEKASGKVSIADAEIVVSGGRGLKGPENWGMIEELAGVLGAATACSKPVSDLDWRPHSEHVGQTGKPVASNLYIAVGISGAIQHIAGINASKVKVVINSDPEAPFFKVADYGIVGDAFQIVPELTKKLKEFKANNN; encoded by the coding sequence ATGTCAGTTTTAATATATACAGAGTTTGCAGAAGGAAAATTTAAAAAAGTAGCTTTAGAATTAGCTTCTTATGCAAAAAAAGTAGCAGAATCATTAGGAACAACACTTACGGCAGTTACAGTTAATGCGGGTGATGTTTCTGAATTAGGAAAATACGGTGTTGATAAAGTTCTAAAAGTAACAGATAGTAAATTAGACAAATTCAACGCAAAAGCGTATGCCGATGTGGTAAAACAGGCAGCACAAAAAGAAGGGTCAAAAGTAGTGGTTTTATCATCTACAACCGATTCTTTATATTTAGCTCCAATCGTTGCGGTTGGTTTAGACGCTGGTTATGCATCAAATGTTGTAGCGTTACCTGTTTCAACAAGTCCATTCCAAGTTAAGCGTAATGCTTTTTCTAGCAAAGGATTCAACGTTACAGAATTAACATCCGACGTAAAAGTATTGGCATTGGCTAAAAACTCATTTGGTTTAGCAGAAGCTTCGGGTGCAGCAGCTACAGAAGATTTTGCTGTAACATTGAACGATGCAGACTTCAATATCCACATTCAAAACCAAGAAAAAGCATCTGGAAAAGTTTCTATTGCCGATGCAGAAATCGTGGTTTCTGGTGGTCGTGGTTTAAAAGGACCTGAAAACTGGGGAATGATTGAAGAGTTAGCAGGTGTTTTAGGGGCAGCAACCGCTTGTTCAAAACCTGTTTCAGATTTAGATTGGAGACCACACTCTGAACACGTGGGGCAAACTGGTAAACCGGTAGCATCAAACTTATACATTGCAGTTGGTATTTCTGGTGCCATTCAGCACATTGCAGGTATCAACGCTTCAAAAGTAAAAGTAGTAATCAATTCAGACCCAGAAGCACCTTTCTTTAAAGTAGCTGACTACGGAATTGTTGGCGATGCGTTTCAAATCGTACCAGAATTGACTAAAAAATTAAAAGAATTTAAAGCAAACAATAACTAA
- a CDS encoding dihydrofolate reductase: MKISLIAAIAQNHAIGKNNQLLWHLPADFKHFKETTSGHFILMGRKTFESFPKPLPNRTHLIVTRQKNYTVPDHCYAFASVKDALVFAQQQNQKMVYVIGGGEIYKETISIANELIITHVNAEFKDADAFFPEITSNWKIISEKKHKADEKNEFDFTIMVYAND, from the coding sequence ATGAAAATAAGTTTAATTGCTGCCATTGCCCAAAACCATGCAATTGGGAAAAACAACCAACTGCTTTGGCATTTACCGGCCGATTTTAAGCATTTTAAGGAAACCACAAGCGGTCATTTTATTTTAATGGGAAGAAAAACCTTTGAATCGTTTCCTAAGCCTTTGCCTAACCGCACGCATTTAATCGTTACCAGACAGAAAAATTACACTGTTCCGGATCATTGTTATGCCTTTGCTTCTGTTAAAGATGCTTTGGTATTTGCACAACAGCAAAATCAAAAAATGGTGTATGTAATTGGTGGGGGCGAAATTTATAAGGAAACAATCAGTATTGCTAACGAATTGATAATTACACATGTAAATGCTGAGTTTAAAGATGCTGATGCGTTTTTTCCCGAAATAACATCTAATTGGAAAATTATCTCTGAAAAAAAACATAAAGCCGATGAAAAAAATGAGTTTGATTTTACGATAATGGTTTATGCAAATGATTAA
- a CDS encoding inorganic phosphate transporter: MEQIYIIMLVALAVLAIIDIAVGVSNDAVNFLNSALGSKAVSFKTAMIVASIGILFGAIFSSGMMEIARSGIYNPSMFSFHEVMIIFLAVMVSDILLLDVFNSLGLPTSTTVSIVFELLGAAVCLGVIKILAIDDSLSTLGSYINTDKASEIVISILLSVLLSFLLGSIVQYFSRLIFTFQSADRIRKFGALFGGFAISFISFFILIKGLKGVSFIDKETLSFIKGNQLLILGICFVFWTIISQFLMTVFKVNILKVIILIGTFALALAFAGNDLVNFIGVPIAAIQSYEFFSASAGADPNSYMMSELANNKIVAPFYYLLFAGLVMVFTLWTSKKARKVIETEMSLSRQGEGQEKFAPNGIARVIVRGTVLFGNVVNYVLPKSFQLKLDQRFIKEEVKKSKKERMEEPAFDMIRASVNLMVASILIALGTSLKLPLSTTYVTFMVAMGTSFADRAWDRESAVYRVSGVFNVIGGWFATAIVAFITSVIIATLLYYGETFAFVGVLVVLGISLYRSHRAHKTKQKEKLEEDKLLSKEDIVTIQEVITESSHQISRVINHTNTIYSEVIEGLVHQDLVALKRNKKKVKKIEKEIEKLKDNVYYFIKHLDDTSVEASKFYVHTLGYLQDIIQSLGYISQSCMTHVDNNHKKLKFNQIKDIKFIEQELNKVLIEVHTLFQTKDFTKIEITLAHKNTLSVNIEESIQKQIERIRTTETSPKNSQLYFSFLLETNDLVSATMKLLELFQEFNRYDQITKN, from the coding sequence ATGGAACAGATTTATATTATTATGTTGGTTGCTCTTGCAGTTTTAGCAATTATAGATATTGCGGTAGGAGTAAGTAATGACGCTGTTAACTTTTTAAATTCTGCTTTAGGATCTAAAGCGGTATCTTTTAAAACAGCCATGATTGTAGCATCGATAGGAATATTGTTTGGTGCAATTTTTTCAAGTGGAATGATGGAAATCGCCAGAAGCGGTATTTACAATCCTTCCATGTTTTCCTTTCATGAGGTGATGATTATATTTCTCGCCGTCATGGTTTCAGACATCTTGCTGTTAGATGTATTCAATTCATTAGGTTTACCCACTTCAACAACGGTGTCTATTGTATTTGAATTGCTGGGTGCGGCTGTATGTTTAGGGGTAATTAAGATTTTGGCGATAGATGATTCGCTAAGCACCTTAGGTTCCTATATAAATACAGATAAAGCATCTGAAATTGTCATAAGTATTTTGCTGTCGGTTCTACTTTCTTTTTTGTTGGGAAGTATTGTGCAGTATTTCTCACGACTTATTTTTACCTTTCAATCGGCAGATCGTATCCGAAAATTTGGAGCGCTGTTTGGTGGATTCGCCATTTCGTTTATTTCCTTCTTTATCCTTATAAAAGGTTTAAAAGGTGTTTCGTTTATCGATAAAGAAACGCTTAGTTTTATTAAAGGAAATCAACTATTGATTTTAGGAATTTGTTTTGTATTCTGGACGATAATTTCTCAATTTTTAATGACGGTTTTCAAAGTAAATATCCTTAAAGTTATTATTCTTATTGGAACATTTGCTTTAGCCTTAGCTTTTGCAGGTAACGATTTAGTCAACTTTATTGGTGTACCAATTGCTGCAATTCAATCGTACGAATTTTTCTCTGCATCGGCAGGTGCTGATCCTAATTCGTACATGATGAGCGAGTTGGCAAACAACAAAATCGTGGCACCGTTTTACTATTTGTTATTTGCAGGATTAGTGATGGTTTTCACCTTGTGGACTTCTAAAAAAGCACGAAAGGTAATAGAAACCGAAATGAGTCTTTCTAGACAAGGCGAAGGACAAGAAAAGTTTGCCCCAAATGGCATTGCACGCGTTATTGTTCGTGGAACAGTACTATTTGGAAACGTGGTTAACTATGTGCTTCCTAAATCGTTTCAATTAAAATTAGACCAGCGTTTTATTAAAGAAGAAGTGAAAAAATCTAAAAAAGAACGCATGGAAGAACCAGCTTTCGATATGATTCGCGCTTCGGTTAACTTAATGGTTGCTAGTATTTTAATTGCTTTAGGAACCTCTTTAAAATTACCTTTATCAACCACATACGTTACCTTCATGGTAGCAATGGGTACATCGTTCGCAGACAGAGCGTGGGATAGAGAAAGTGCTGTTTACAGGGTTTCAGGTGTTTTTAATGTAATTGGCGGATGGTTTGCAACTGCAATCGTGGCTTTTATCACTTCGGTTATCATTGCAACACTTTTATATTATGGAGAAACGTTTGCTTTTGTTGGTGTTTTAGTAGTATTAGGAATTAGCTTGTACAGAAGCCATAGAGCGCACAAAACAAAACAGAAAGAAAAATTAGAAGAAGATAAACTTCTAAGTAAAGAAGATATTGTTACCATTCAAGAAGTGATAACAGAAAGTTCTCATCAAATATCAAGAGTAATTAACCATACAAACACTATCTATTCAGAAGTTATTGAAGGTTTAGTGCACCAAGATTTGGTAGCATTAAAGCGCAATAAGAAAAAGGTTAAAAAGATCGAAAAAGAGATTGAAAAACTTAAAGACAATGTTTATTATTTTATCAAGCATTTAGACGATACATCTGTTGAAGCAAGTAAATTCTATGTTCATACGTTGGGATACTTACAAGATATTATTCAATCTTTAGGATATATTTCTCAAAGCTGTATGACACATGTGGATAACAACCACAAAAAATTGAAGTTTAATCAGATCAAAGATATTAAGTTCATCGAACAAGAATTAAACAAAGTGCTTATAGAAGTACATACGTTATTTCAAACAAAAGATTTTACTAAAATAGAAATTACGTTAGCACACAAAAATACTTTAAGTGTTAATATCGAAGAGTCTATTCAAAAACAAATTGAGCGTATTCGAACCACCGAAACAAGTCCAAAGAATAGTCAATTGTATTTTTCATTTTTATTAGAAACAAACGATTTGGTTTCGGCTACAATGAAATTATTAGAATTGTTTCAGGAATTCAATCGCTATGATCAAATAACGAAAAACTAA
- a CDS encoding acyloxyacyl hydrolase, which translates to MKILLRLQFTICVLVFFSTIFSANGQENWSVSLQTYKGAILPHSNNIQHLITNKPTGYLFSLNHRVNGSKEWHHTYRFPEVGFSFHTQNNHNETLGDLYGFYGHYNFYFFQRRLQFRVGQGVAYATNPYNKETNFRNVAYGSKFMPSTYFMLSYDQPRIWNNIGINAGFLFVHHSNATIKSPNTSTNTLGLNVGLTYHFSAEDEITKTNNFVNHPQNFRYNLLFRTGVNESHIIGMGQKPFYHIAAIFEKPLNNYGAAQLGVDVFLSQSMKELIPFLATSFPEEGMDKNTDWKRVGLFVGYEWYLNKLTAEGNIGYYVHDEYKKNTAFYQRLGLRYYVTPNVFGIMSLKTHFAKAEAFEVGVGYKL; encoded by the coding sequence ATGAAAATACTGCTGAGGTTGCAATTTACCATTTGTGTGTTGGTTTTCTTTTCGACTATTTTTTCAGCAAATGGTCAAGAAAATTGGAGCGTATCGTTACAAACCTACAAAGGTGCTATTTTGCCACACAGCAACAATATTCAACATTTAATCACCAATAAGCCAACTGGTTACTTGTTTTCACTGAACCATAGGGTAAATGGCTCTAAAGAGTGGCATCACACCTATCGTTTTCCAGAAGTGGGTTTTTCGTTTCACACTCAAAACAATCACAACGAAACTTTGGGTGATTTGTATGGCTTCTACGGGCATTATAATTTCTACTTTTTTCAACGAAGATTACAGTTTCGCGTAGGGCAGGGTGTGGCTTATGCGACCAATCCTTACAACAAAGAAACCAATTTTCGCAATGTGGCTTATGGTTCCAAATTCATGCCATCGACCTATTTTATGTTGAGTTATGACCAACCTCGCATTTGGAACAATATAGGTATCAATGCTGGTTTTTTGTTTGTGCATCATTCAAACGCCACCATTAAATCACCCAACACAAGCACTAACACTTTGGGGTTGAATGTGGGCTTAACCTATCACTTTTCGGCTGAAGACGAAATCACCAAGACCAACAACTTTGTAAATCATCCGCAAAATTTTAGATACAATTTACTTTTTAGAACGGGCGTAAACGAAAGCCATATAATTGGCATGGGACAAAAGCCTTTTTATCATATTGCAGCCATTTTTGAAAAACCGTTAAATAATTACGGAGCGGCACAATTAGGTGTAGATGTTTTTTTGTCGCAGTCAATGAAAGAATTGATTCCGTTTTTGGCAACATCTTTTCCGGAAGAAGGAATGGATAAAAACACCGATTGGAAACGTGTGGGGCTTTTTGTGGGCTATGAATGGTATTTGAACAAACTAACCGCCGAAGGAAACATTGGTTATTACGTGCACGATGAATACAAGAAGAATACTGCATTTTATCAGCGTTTGGGATTGCGCTATTATGTCACTCCAAATGTTTTTGGCATTATGTCTTTAAAAACCCATTTTGCGAAAGCCGAAGCTTTTGAAGTTGGAGTGGGGTATAAGTTGTAA
- a CDS encoding DUF2807 domain-containing protein has translation MKKSIVLLLLILTACTGEDACLSKKGNAVSQQHQLSGFHTVDIPMNVSAEIIPSTTFKMEIQSFENRIEALSFSVNDSVLTIKNEVSCQMLKSYETAVLKIYTPILKRINSRTQFHVVSKDTLRYPNLYLLTSIPNEESASTNFDLKVNNNSVTVEDNQVGNFILKGKTNVLDVKLYGANGSVDAKLLHAKTVQTYHRSNQNIHVVAKNKLEGTIASVGNIYVYNKPDTVKIERLYAGNVYYK, from the coding sequence ATGAAAAAAAGTATCGTTTTATTATTGTTGATATTGACTGCTTGTACCGGTGAGGATGCGTGTTTATCAAAAAAAGGAAATGCTGTTTCTCAGCAACATCAGCTATCAGGATTTCATACTGTTGATATTCCCATGAATGTTTCGGCAGAAATAATTCCGAGTACAACTTTTAAAATGGAAATTCAATCGTTTGAAAATAGGATCGAAGCACTTTCTTTTTCCGTAAATGATTCTGTTCTCACTATAAAAAACGAAGTTTCGTGCCAAATGCTTAAAAGTTATGAAACCGCAGTTTTAAAAATTTACACGCCCATTTTGAAGAGAATCAATTCGCGTACGCAGTTCCATGTGGTTTCAAAAGATACCTTGCGCTATCCAAATTTGTATTTGCTAACAAGTATTCCAAACGAAGAAAGTGCATCTACCAACTTTGATTTAAAAGTAAATAACAATTCGGTAACGGTAGAAGATAATCAGGTGGGTAATTTTATTTTAAAAGGTAAAACCAATGTTTTGGACGTGAAATTATACGGTGCAAACGGCTCAGTTGATGCTAAATTGTTGCATGCCAAAACCGTTCAAACCTATCACCGCAGTAACCAAAATATTCATGTTGTTGCAAAAAATAAATTAGAAGGAACCATTGCATCTGTTGGAAATATTTATGTGTACAACAAGCCCGATACCGTAAAAATAGAACGTTTATACGCAGGAAATGTATATTACAAATAA
- a CDS encoding thymidylate synthase has protein sequence MQQYLDLIKHVLENGVQKGDRTGTGTKSVFGYQMRFNLEEGFPLVTTKKVHLKSIIHELLWFLNGDTNIGYLKENGVRIWDEWANENGDLGPIYGYQWRNWNGEEIDQIKELIHTLKTNPNSRRMLISAWNPSVLPDTSVSFEENVANGKAALPPCHAFFQFYVADGKLSCQLYQRSADIFLGVPFNIASYALFTMMVAQVCGLGYGDFIHTFGDAHIYNNHFEQVELQLSRAPRPLPKMILNPDIKDVFDFKFEDFTLVDYDPHPAIKGQVSV, from the coding sequence ATGCAACAATATTTAGATTTAATAAAACACGTTTTAGAGAACGGCGTTCAAAAAGGCGATAGAACAGGCACCGGAACAAAAAGTGTTTTTGGATACCAAATGCGTTTCAATTTAGAAGAAGGCTTTCCATTGGTTACCACCAAAAAAGTACATTTAAAATCAATCATTCATGAATTGCTTTGGTTTTTAAATGGCGACACCAATATTGGCTATTTAAAAGAAAATGGCGTGCGTATTTGGGATGAATGGGCAAATGAAAATGGCGATTTAGGACCTATTTATGGCTATCAATGGCGCAATTGGAACGGTGAAGAAATAGATCAAATTAAAGAATTAATTCACACCTTAAAAACCAATCCAAACAGCCGCAGAATGTTGATTTCGGCATGGAATCCGTCGGTTTTGCCTGATACATCTGTATCTTTTGAAGAAAATGTTGCCAACGGAAAAGCAGCTTTGCCTCCGTGTCATGCTTTTTTTCAGTTTTATGTTGCCGATGGTAAATTGTCATGCCAATTGTATCAGCGTTCGGCGGATATTTTCTTAGGCGTTCCGTTTAATATTGCATCTTATGCGTTGTTTACCATGATGGTGGCTCAAGTTTGTGGGTTGGGTTATGGCGATTTTATTCACACCTTTGGCGATGCGCACATCTACAATAATCATTTTGAACAAGTTGAATTACAATTGTCAAGAGCACCACGTCCGTTGCCAAAAATGATCTTAAATCCAGATATAAAAGATGTTTTCGACTTTAAATTTGAAGATTTCACTTTGGTTGATTACGACCCGCATCCGGCAATTAAAGGGCAAGTTTCTGTATAA